In Moorella sp. Hama-1, a single genomic region encodes these proteins:
- a CDS encoding ABC transporter ATP-binding protein produces MYEYALEVKGLKKYFGNVKANDGIDLAVKAGTIHAIVGENGAGKSTLVKCLFGLHQPDAGEIFIWGERSQIHSPQDALAKNIGMVHQHFMLVDALTTLDNIILGAEPGKNAWLSYEESKKAVQAVCQRYGLEEVDWDANAGDLPVGVQQRIEIIKVLYRGARLIILDEPTAVLTPQEIQSLFAVLRDFKERGCTIIFITHKLAEVMTIADVVTVIRDGRTVGTWPVSQVNEKMLARMMVGREVMLEIQKEAITRGQPVLEVEKIQVAGVNGDQGIEDVSFNIHAGEIFGIVGVAGNGQEALVEGILGLRRVNRGRVRFLGENVTNVSTASLRDKGISCIPSDRLKEGLVREFTVLENVILGFQHNSKARKGIILSWKYIRNLASRVVKEYNVKTPSLNSRITQLSGGNQQKLIIGRELHQSPALIIAVQPTRGVDIGAIEFIYQILLERQRQQAAILLISNELDEVLSLSDRIAVIFNGKFMAVGDPKQFAQEEIGLLMAGITPDNWRVK; encoded by the coding sequence GTGTACGAGTATGCCCTGGAGGTTAAAGGTCTAAAAAAGTACTTTGGCAATGTTAAGGCCAATGATGGGATCGACTTGGCTGTAAAAGCAGGGACTATCCATGCGATCGTAGGGGAAAATGGAGCAGGGAAAAGCACCCTGGTAAAGTGTTTATTCGGTCTTCACCAGCCGGATGCAGGAGAGATTTTTATCTGGGGGGAGCGGTCGCAAATTCACTCCCCCCAGGATGCCTTGGCTAAAAACATTGGGATGGTCCACCAGCACTTTATGCTAGTGGACGCCTTGACAACCCTGGATAATATTATCCTGGGGGCGGAACCGGGAAAGAATGCCTGGCTGAGTTATGAGGAAAGCAAAAAGGCCGTGCAAGCCGTTTGTCAACGTTATGGCCTGGAAGAAGTCGACTGGGATGCTAACGCAGGCGATCTCCCTGTTGGTGTCCAGCAGAGAATCGAGATTATCAAGGTGCTCTATCGCGGGGCCCGGCTCATTATTTTAGATGAACCGACGGCAGTCTTAACCCCCCAGGAGATCCAGAGCCTCTTTGCTGTCCTGCGCGATTTCAAGGAACGCGGATGTACGATTATCTTTATTACCCATAAACTGGCGGAGGTCATGACTATTGCTGATGTGGTTACCGTTATCCGGGATGGCCGAACGGTCGGTACCTGGCCCGTTAGCCAGGTAAATGAGAAAATGCTGGCCCGGATGATGGTGGGCCGCGAGGTAATGTTGGAGATTCAGAAGGAAGCCATCACCAGGGGACAACCGGTTTTAGAGGTAGAAAAGATACAGGTTGCCGGGGTTAATGGCGATCAAGGCATTGAGGATGTATCCTTCAATATACACGCTGGAGAAATCTTTGGTATCGTGGGCGTGGCCGGTAACGGTCAAGAGGCCCTGGTTGAAGGCATTCTGGGACTACGCCGGGTAAATAGAGGTCGGGTAAGGTTTTTAGGGGAAAATGTGACAAACGTTTCGACAGCTAGCTTACGCGATAAGGGCATAAGCTGTATACCGTCTGATCGGCTCAAAGAGGGGTTAGTCCGGGAATTTACCGTTCTCGAAAATGTCATCCTGGGTTTTCAGCATAACAGCAAGGCCAGGAAAGGAATAATCCTTTCCTGGAAATATATAAGAAACCTGGCGTCCAGGGTAGTTAAAGAGTATAACGTAAAGACCCCCTCCCTCAATTCCCGGATAACCCAATTGTCGGGTGGGAACCAGCAAAAATTAATTATTGGTCGTGAATTACACCAGTCCCCTGCCTTAATTATCGCCGTCCAGCCTACCAGAGGAGTTGATATAGGTGCCATTGAGTTCATCTATCAGATTCTCTTGGAACGCCAACGGCAGCAGGCTGCCATTCTACTCATTTCCAATGAATTGGACGAGGTGCTATCCCTATCTGATCGCATTGCTGTTATCTTTAACGGTAAATTTATGGCGGTAGGAGATCCCAAGCAATTTGCTCAAGAAGAGATAGGGTTATTGATGGCCGGTATAACTCCAGACAATTGGAGAGTGAAATAA
- a CDS encoding BMP family lipoprotein: MKRLLMIFLVLAIMFGLVACGGSQQGSQGQNSNAGGNNEKVVKVGLLTGVGGLGDKSFNDLSYEGAKKAEQDLKIKLKVVEPPDLASEEGLLRDLAKAGNDLVIGVGFDMAEPIKKVAGEFPNTKFAIVDAVVDKPNVASLTFNEHEGSFLVGALAGMMTKTNKVGAIPAMDIPFLNRFTKAYEQGAKYVNPQVQVVIQPIGSDFSAFNDPAKAKSIALSMYSQGVDIIYHAAGGSGAGLFEAAKETKKYAIGCNSDQDDMAPGQILTSMMKRVDVAVYDTIKDVVEGKYKGEVKVFGVANGGIGITDMKYTKDLIGPEKIKKLDELKQGIIAGSIKVIDVTKK, translated from the coding sequence ATGAAAAGGTTGTTGATGATCTTCCTAGTCCTTGCGATAATGTTTGGCCTGGTAGCCTGCGGTGGGAGCCAGCAGGGTTCCCAAGGCCAGAACAGTAATGCTGGTGGTAATAATGAAAAGGTAGTCAAAGTAGGGTTATTAACAGGAGTGGGAGGCCTGGGCGATAAATCCTTTAACGATCTATCTTATGAAGGGGCCAAGAAAGCCGAGCAGGATCTTAAAATTAAATTAAAGGTAGTTGAACCCCCAGACCTGGCTTCAGAAGAAGGATTATTGAGGGATCTGGCCAAGGCAGGCAATGATTTGGTAATTGGTGTCGGTTTTGATATGGCCGAACCGATTAAAAAAGTAGCTGGAGAGTTCCCCAATACTAAGTTCGCCATTGTAGACGCAGTTGTTGATAAACCTAATGTAGCATCTTTGACTTTCAATGAACATGAGGGCTCTTTCCTCGTAGGCGCCCTCGCGGGCATGATGACGAAAACTAACAAAGTCGGCGCTATTCCAGCGATGGACATCCCCTTCTTGAATAGATTCACCAAGGCTTATGAGCAGGGTGCTAAATATGTAAATCCACAGGTACAGGTAGTAATTCAACCTATAGGATCTGATTTCAGCGCTTTTAATGATCCTGCGAAAGCCAAGAGTATTGCCCTCTCTATGTACAGCCAGGGTGTCGATATCATCTATCATGCCGCTGGTGGTTCAGGAGCAGGACTGTTCGAAGCTGCCAAGGAAACTAAAAAATATGCTATCGGGTGTAATTCTGATCAAGATGATATGGCCCCTGGCCAAATTCTGACTTCGATGATGAAGCGGGTCGACGTTGCCGTTTACGATACCATCAAAGACGTTGTCGAAGGCAAATACAAAGGGGAAGTTAAGGTTTTTGGTGTTGCCAACGGCGGGATCGGGATCACTGATATGAAGTATACTAAAGACCTCATTGGACCAGAGAAAATAAAGAAGCTGGATGAGTTGAAGCAAGGGATAATCGCTGGCTCGATTAAAGTTATAGATGTAACGAAAAAATAA
- a CDS encoding GntR family transcriptional regulator, producing the protein MNRQKSIRRVKKQTAVQEALEILRDIVASLDIDRDPRLPSEEELATQLGISRLTVREALTVLEREGIIARVQGRGTVVNPFARRLTSRIDSAREIGKFIEENGYTVSIDEVKSLWKKASDNEAIKLGINPGEEILVVEKRFLADGNPAAFCIDRIPKVLFRDLNFSVRDLAASIFSFTEHQCNCQLTHDVIEIIPMVADAKLMKLLQVNPGTPLLCLDAVEYAEDGQAVMYNSEYYLDQFIRFTLCRNVAYMP; encoded by the coding sequence ATGAACAGACAAAAATCAATTCGCAGGGTGAAAAAGCAGACGGCCGTCCAGGAGGCCTTAGAAATACTCAGGGATATTGTGGCCTCGCTGGATATAGATCGGGATCCCCGCCTGCCTTCGGAGGAAGAACTGGCAACTCAACTAGGTATTAGTCGCCTTACGGTAAGGGAGGCTTTAACAGTCCTCGAGCGTGAGGGTATCATTGCCCGGGTACAGGGCCGGGGAACAGTCGTAAATCCTTTCGCCAGGCGCCTTACTAGCCGCATTGATTCCGCCCGTGAAATTGGAAAGTTTATTGAAGAAAACGGTTATACCGTCTCGATCGACGAGGTTAAAAGCCTTTGGAAAAAAGCGTCCGATAATGAAGCGATCAAGCTGGGCATCAACCCGGGGGAGGAAATCCTTGTTGTCGAAAAACGTTTTTTAGCTGACGGTAACCCGGCCGCCTTCTGTATCGACCGGATTCCGAAGGTACTTTTTAGAGATTTAAATTTCAGTGTAAGGGATCTGGCTGCCTCGATCTTTAGTTTTACAGAACATCAATGTAACTGCCAGTTAACCCACGATGTAATCGAAATTATCCCTATGGTAGCTGACGCAAAGTTGATGAAACTTTTACAGGTTAATCCAGGGACCCCTTTATTATGCCTGGACGCCGTTGAATATGCCGAGGATGGACAGGCTGTAATGTATAACTCGGAGTATTACCTTGACCAGTTTATAAGATTTACCTTATGCCGCAATGTGGCTTACATGCCTTAA
- a CDS encoding N-acyl-D-amino-acid deacylase family protein, translating into MFSLLIKGGMVVDGTGRPPFRADVGLQGAKIAALGRLDSTPAGKVMDAAGLVVAPGFIDFHSHADAALLRDPEDRAKLAQGVTTEVIGNCGMSLVPGHQDTRPLLAAYASPVLGGLPPDFEAAGMAEYHSLLRRQGIAVNVATLAGHGSIRLAVMGMADRRANKAEMEGMSYLLRQAMAEGARGLSSGLLYPPGCYAPTAELITLCRVVHQYGGFYVSHIRNESDGVLEALEEALEIGREAGVPVHISHLKACGSRNWSKIPRALALLDAARAKGQDVTWDVYPYIAGSTTAASLLPPWAVAGGTAALQERLHSPLVRQEIKKAWEEGLPGWDNMVSSLGYDHLIINAVAHRENEDCVGLSLAQIGQKRSLDPGVALLDLLQSEGGNLAIETYHASEETLGMILHHPVTIIGSDGIYSGEQAHPRLYGTFARVLGRYVRERKLLSLEEAVAKMTSQPAARLGLRDRGLVTPGYYADLVLFDQETIADRATFQEPSRTPAGIAAVIVNGRVAYQDGQFTGERAGITLTSYTAGA; encoded by the coding sequence ATGTTTTCCCTGCTGATTAAGGGCGGCATGGTTGTCGACGGTACCGGTCGCCCTCCTTTTCGGGCCGATGTAGGTCTGCAAGGAGCAAAGATCGCCGCCCTGGGCCGGTTGGATAGCACACCCGCCGGGAAGGTCATGGATGCCGCCGGCCTGGTAGTTGCTCCCGGATTTATTGATTTTCACAGCCACGCTGACGCCGCACTTCTGCGCGACCCGGAGGACCGGGCCAAGCTGGCCCAGGGAGTCACCACCGAAGTCATCGGTAACTGCGGTATGTCCCTGGTCCCGGGGCACCAGGATACCCGCCCCCTCCTGGCCGCGTATGCCAGCCCGGTATTGGGGGGGCTCCCGCCGGATTTTGAGGCCGCCGGCATGGCTGAATACCATTCCCTCCTTAGACGCCAGGGAATAGCTGTCAATGTGGCCACTCTGGCCGGTCATGGTTCAATCCGCCTGGCGGTCATGGGTATGGCCGATCGCCGTGCCAACAAGGCTGAGATGGAAGGGATGAGCTACCTCCTCAGGCAGGCGATGGCGGAAGGCGCCCGGGGCCTGTCCAGCGGCCTTCTCTACCCGCCGGGATGTTACGCTCCTACCGCGGAGTTAATCACCCTCTGCCGGGTAGTTCACCAGTACGGTGGTTTTTATGTCAGCCATATTCGTAATGAATCCGACGGTGTCCTGGAAGCGCTCGAGGAAGCCCTGGAAATCGGGCGGGAGGCCGGCGTACCCGTCCACATCTCCCACCTTAAAGCCTGCGGTTCCCGCAACTGGTCCAAAATACCCCGGGCCCTGGCCCTGCTGGACGCAGCCCGGGCTAAAGGCCAGGACGTAACCTGGGACGTTTACCCTTATATTGCCGGTTCCACCACTGCCGCCTCCCTGCTGCCTCCCTGGGCCGTTGCCGGGGGCACTGCTGCCCTTCAGGAACGCCTGCATTCACCGCTGGTTCGCCAGGAAATTAAGAAAGCCTGGGAGGAGGGCTTGCCGGGCTGGGACAACATGGTCAGTTCCCTGGGTTACGACCATTTAATAATTAATGCCGTGGCCCACCGGGAAAATGAGGACTGCGTGGGCCTGAGCCTGGCGCAAATCGGCCAAAAAAGGAGTTTGGACCCGGGCGTCGCCCTCCTGGACCTGCTCCAGAGCGAAGGTGGTAACCTGGCCATTGAAACCTACCACGCCAGCGAAGAAACCCTGGGGATGATCTTGCACCACCCGGTAACGATCATCGGCAGCGATGGGATTTATTCCGGCGAACAGGCCCATCCCCGCCTGTACGGCACCTTCGCCAGGGTTTTGGGCCGTTATGTCCGGGAGCGAAAACTCCTCTCCCTGGAGGAGGCCGTAGCCAAAATGACTTCCCAACCGGCTGCCAGGCTCGGCCTCCGGGACCGGGGCCTGGTAACGCCGGGCTATTACGCCGACCTGGTCCTCTTCGACCAGGAAACTATTGCCGACCGGGCTACCTTCCAGGAACCGTCCCGGACGCCCGCCGGCATTGCGGCGGTTATCGTCAACGGGCGGGTGGCCTACCAGGACGGCCAGTTTACCGGCGAACGGGCCGGAATTACTCTCACCAGTTACACTGCGGGTGCTTAG
- a CDS encoding LysM peptidoglycan-binding domain-containing protein, translated as MGQNQIPCPSGRYWRVEAGDTLYLIALRIGTTVAELERLNPGVNPYNLQIGQVLCLPAEQPCPSGVYWQVAPGDTLYSIARATGTTVEKLLELNPHINPYNLQVGQNICLPG; from the coding sequence GTGGGCCAGAACCAGATACCCTGTCCTTCCGGCCGCTACTGGCGGGTAGAAGCGGGGGATACCCTCTACCTTATAGCATTACGCATCGGGACTACCGTAGCCGAACTGGAACGCCTGAATCCCGGCGTCAATCCCTACAACCTCCAAATCGGCCAGGTCCTCTGCCTGCCGGCTGAACAGCCCTGTCCTTCGGGGGTTTACTGGCAGGTGGCGCCTGGTGACACTCTCTACAGCATAGCCAGGGCGACCGGGACGACGGTAGAAAAACTATTAGAGTTAAACCCCCATATTAACCCCTACAACCTCCAGGTGGGCCAGAACATCTGCCTGCCGGGGTAG
- a CDS encoding aspartate kinase yields the protein MALIVQKYGGTSVNGPERVKNVARRVVNTRRAGNDVVVIVSAPGDMTDDLIAMAHEITPNPPAREMDMLLATGEQTSIALLAMAIHALGEPVISLTGPQAGILTDNVHSKARILEVGCDRLRRELEQGRIVIVAGFQGKTCEDEITTLGRGGSDTTAVAVAAALRADVCQIYTDVDGVYTADPRVVPEARKLPVISYDEMLELASLGAQVLQPRSVEFGKLNNVVLEVRSSFNDHEGTLVKEVTEMERKMVVSGIAGDHNVARIALYDVPDRPGIARSLFVALAREGINVDMIVQSAMRNEVNDIAFTVARDDLHQALAVTERVKEEIGASKVTFNDKVAKVSIVGAGMITNPGVAADMFACLAGEEINIHMISTSEIKVSCIIDEEHLTRAMQSLHRHFGLDKE from the coding sequence ATGGCCCTCATAGTCCAAAAGTACGGCGGCACTTCCGTTAACGGTCCGGAACGGGTCAAAAACGTCGCCCGCCGGGTGGTCAATACCCGCCGCGCCGGGAACGACGTGGTCGTTATTGTGTCGGCCCCGGGCGATATGACCGACGACCTCATCGCCATGGCCCATGAGATCACTCCCAACCCGCCGGCCAGGGAAATGGACATGCTCCTGGCTACCGGTGAGCAGACATCGATAGCTCTCCTGGCCATGGCCATCCATGCCCTGGGTGAGCCGGTTATCTCCCTTACAGGTCCCCAGGCAGGCATCTTGACCGATAATGTCCATTCCAAAGCACGCATCCTGGAAGTAGGCTGCGACCGGCTGCGCCGGGAGTTGGAACAGGGACGGATTGTAATTGTCGCCGGCTTCCAGGGCAAGACCTGTGAAGACGAGATAACAACCCTGGGCCGGGGCGGATCGGATACCACGGCCGTGGCGGTAGCAGCCGCCCTACGGGCCGACGTCTGCCAGATCTATACCGACGTGGACGGCGTCTATACGGCCGACCCCCGGGTGGTGCCGGAGGCCAGGAAATTACCGGTTATTTCCTATGATGAAATGCTGGAACTGGCCAGCCTGGGCGCCCAGGTACTCCAGCCCCGGTCGGTGGAGTTCGGTAAACTCAATAATGTCGTCCTGGAGGTACGTTCCAGCTTCAACGATCACGAAGGAACCCTGGTTAAAGAGGTGACGGAAATGGAAAGGAAAATGGTCGTCAGCGGCATCGCCGGTGACCATAATGTAGCCCGCATTGCCCTTTACGATGTTCCCGACCGGCCGGGTATTGCCAGGTCCCTGTTTGTCGCTCTGGCCCGGGAGGGCATCAATGTTGATATGATCGTCCAGAGTGCCATGCGTAATGAAGTCAACGATATTGCCTTTACTGTGGCCCGCGATGACCTCCACCAGGCCCTGGCGGTTACCGAACGGGTGAAGGAGGAAATCGGCGCCAGCAAGGTAACATTTAATGATAAGGTGGCCAAGGTTTCCATTGTCGGCGCCGGTATGATCACCAATCCCGGCGTAGCAGCCGACATGTTCGCCTGCCTGGCCGGGGAAGAAATCAATATTCACATGATCAGCACTTCAGAGATCAAGGTCTCGTGCATCATCGACGAAGAACACCTGACCCGGGCCATGCAGTCCCTGCACCGGCATTTTGGCCTGGATAAGGAATAA
- the thrB gene encoding homoserine kinase: MPLVRVPATTANLGPGFDTLGMALELFDELLIEQATTPQIIISGEGEASIPRGPENIAYRAARAVFTRAGVPPVPLKLEMHNSIPVARGLGSSAAALVGAIVGTNALLGEPLRPAELVNLATSLEGHPDNVAPAILGGLVVSAREGDQVICRRLDLPAGLMTVVAIPQFSLSTRVSRGVLPASITLEDAVFNISRVALLLAAVAGGDLELMGKMMVDRLHQPYRLPLVPGMAGVFTAAREAGALAVTLSGSGPSVIAFCRGSQPEVGPAMAAAFARQGVKCIVKELAPCNHGAVII; the protein is encoded by the coding sequence ATGCCGCTGGTACGGGTACCAGCTACGACGGCCAACCTGGGGCCGGGTTTCGACACCCTGGGGATGGCCCTGGAGCTTTTTGATGAACTGTTAATTGAGCAAGCGACTACGCCACAGATTATCATCTCCGGTGAAGGGGAGGCCAGCATACCCCGGGGCCCTGAGAACATCGCCTACCGGGCCGCCCGGGCCGTCTTTACCAGGGCGGGGGTACCCCCGGTACCTTTGAAGCTGGAAATGCATAACTCCATTCCCGTGGCCCGGGGCCTGGGCTCCAGCGCCGCCGCCCTGGTGGGGGCCATCGTCGGGACCAATGCCCTCCTGGGAGAACCCTTAAGGCCGGCCGAACTGGTCAACCTGGCCACCTCCCTGGAAGGGCACCCGGATAACGTCGCCCCGGCAATTTTAGGTGGCCTGGTGGTCTCCGCCAGGGAGGGGGATCAGGTTATTTGCCGGCGCCTGGACCTGCCAGCGGGTTTAATGACCGTCGTCGCCATCCCCCAGTTCAGCCTGTCAACCCGGGTCTCCCGGGGTGTTTTGCCGGCCAGCATCACCCTGGAGGACGCCGTCTTTAATATCAGCCGGGTGGCCCTACTCCTGGCGGCTGTTGCCGGTGGCGACCTGGAACTCATGGGTAAGATGATGGTCGACAGGCTGCACCAGCCCTACCGGTTGCCTCTGGTGCCGGGGATGGCCGGGGTTTTTACTGCGGCCCGGGAAGCCGGCGCCCTGGCCGTGACCCTGAGTGGTTCCGGCCCTTCGGTAATCGCCTTTTGCCGGGGTTCCCAGCCGGAGGTAGGGCCGGCTATGGCCGCGGCTTTTGCCCGCCAGGGAGTAAAATGTATCGTCAAAGAACTGGCCCCCTGTAACCACGGAGCAGTAATCATTTGA
- the thrC gene encoding threonine synthase yields MNWPGVIRAYREFLPVTEETPLITLQEGNTPLIAAGNLSRELGLKLYFKYEGLNPSGSFKDRGMVMAVAKAMEAGSRAIMCASTGNTSASAAAYAARCGLKCSVLIPEGNIALGKLAQALFYGARVIAIQGNFDDALALVRSITAKHPITLVNSINPFRIEGQKTAAFEVCDVLGEAPDYLAIPVGNAGNITAYWKGFNEYYQAGRSHALPRMIGFQAEGAAPIVRGEVVPNPETVATAIRIGNPASWQPAVRATRDSSGFIDCVSDDEILAAQHLLATSEGIFAEPASASSLAGVLKYVKKGYFRRDDQVVCVLTGHGLKDPNIAIKQVAEPVSLPPDEDRILEIVL; encoded by the coding sequence GTGAACTGGCCCGGAGTTATTCGTGCTTACCGGGAGTTTCTGCCGGTGACGGAGGAGACTCCCTTGATTACTTTACAGGAGGGGAATACCCCCCTTATTGCCGCCGGGAATCTCTCCCGGGAACTGGGGTTGAAACTTTACTTTAAATACGAGGGACTCAACCCCAGCGGTTCCTTTAAGGACCGGGGCATGGTCATGGCCGTGGCTAAAGCCATGGAGGCCGGTTCCCGGGCTATTATGTGCGCTTCCACGGGCAACACCTCAGCCTCAGCGGCGGCCTACGCCGCCCGGTGCGGCTTAAAGTGTAGCGTCCTCATCCCCGAGGGTAATATCGCCCTGGGGAAACTCGCCCAGGCCCTTTTTTACGGGGCCAGGGTCATAGCTATCCAGGGCAATTTTGACGATGCCCTGGCCCTGGTCCGGAGCATCACCGCCAAGCACCCTATTACCCTGGTCAATTCCATCAATCCCTTCCGTATTGAAGGGCAAAAAACGGCCGCCTTCGAGGTCTGTGACGTCCTCGGGGAAGCGCCGGACTACCTGGCCATCCCGGTGGGCAACGCCGGCAATATAACCGCCTACTGGAAGGGCTTCAACGAGTATTACCAGGCCGGCCGCAGTCATGCCCTGCCCAGGATGATCGGCTTCCAGGCCGAGGGCGCCGCTCCCATTGTCCGGGGCGAAGTGGTACCCAATCCCGAAACCGTCGCCACCGCCATTCGCATCGGCAATCCGGCCAGCTGGCAACCGGCCGTCCGGGCGACCAGGGACTCCAGCGGCTTTATCGACTGCGTCAGCGACGACGAGATCCTGGCCGCCCAGCACCTCCTAGCCACTTCCGAGGGTATCTTCGCCGAACCGGCCTCGGCTTCCTCCCTGGCCGGGGTGCTCAAATACGTTAAGAAAGGCTACTTCCGTCGGGACGACCAGGTAGTCTGTGTTTTAACGGGGCATGGGTTGAAGGACCCGAACATCGCCATCAAACAGGTGGCTGAACCTGTTTCCCTGCCGCCGGATGAAGACCGGATTCTGGAGATTGTACTGTAG
- a CDS encoding homoserine dehydrogenase, whose product MGPINLGLLGLGTVGSGVVQLLEQNKALITQKLGQPLNIKRILVRDLKRPRQVDVPPALLTTGVETILNDPEISIIVEVMGGTGAAREYILQALRRGKSVVTANKDLLALHGKELFDAAETHGADLLFEASVGGGIPIIRPLKECLAGNRIRQVMGIVNGTTNYILTKMSREGRDFADVLQEAQSLGYAEADPTADIAGDDAARKMAILASIAFSTRITYPEVYREGISNLSSHDINYARDMGYAIKLLGIAREDEEGIEVRVHPALVPLHHPLAAVSDVFNAIFVEGDAVGETMFYGRGAGSLPTASAVVGDIIEAARNLQHHDRGRISCTCFYDKPLKPMGAIITKYYLRLVVVDRPGVLAAIAGIFGEQEVSLASVIQERMLGDLAELVLITHRVREKNVREALGILGNLPVVKEIASVIRVEGGDAR is encoded by the coding sequence TTGGGACCAATCAACCTGGGCCTTCTGGGGCTGGGTACCGTCGGTAGCGGTGTCGTCCAGCTGCTGGAACAGAATAAAGCCCTTATTACCCAGAAACTGGGCCAGCCCTTAAATATTAAACGCATCCTGGTCCGGGATTTAAAGCGTCCTCGCCAGGTGGATGTTCCTCCGGCCCTGCTTACCACCGGAGTGGAAACCATCCTGAATGATCCAGAGATCTCCATCATCGTCGAGGTTATGGGCGGCACCGGGGCTGCCCGGGAGTATATTCTCCAGGCCTTGCGCCGGGGAAAGAGTGTAGTAACGGCCAACAAGGACCTCCTCGCCCTTCATGGCAAGGAGCTTTTTGATGCCGCCGAAACCCACGGCGCCGACCTCCTTTTTGAAGCCAGCGTGGGCGGCGGTATCCCCATTATCCGCCCTTTAAAGGAGTGCCTGGCGGGCAACCGTATCCGCCAGGTCATGGGGATTGTTAATGGCACCACTAATTATATCCTCACCAAAATGAGCCGCGAAGGCAGGGACTTTGCTGACGTACTGCAGGAAGCCCAGTCCCTGGGCTACGCCGAAGCCGACCCTACGGCTGATATTGCGGGCGACGATGCCGCCCGCAAAATGGCCATCCTGGCTTCCATCGCCTTCAGCACGCGCATTACCTACCCGGAGGTCTACCGGGAGGGCATTAGTAACCTTTCCTCCCACGACATTAATTATGCTCGGGATATGGGTTACGCCATCAAACTCCTGGGTATCGCCCGGGAAGACGAAGAGGGGATAGAGGTCCGGGTCCACCCGGCCCTGGTTCCCTTGCATCACCCCCTGGCCGCCGTCAGCGATGTCTTTAACGCCATCTTCGTCGAGGGCGACGCCGTCGGGGAAACCATGTTCTACGGCCGGGGTGCCGGTTCCCTGCCCACTGCCAGCGCCGTGGTGGGGGACATCATAGAAGCGGCCCGCAACCTCCAGCATCACGACCGGGGCCGTATTTCCTGTACCTGTTTTTATGATAAACCCCTGAAACCCATGGGAGCCATAATTACGAAATATTACCTGCGTCTGGTAGTTGTCGACCGGCCGGGAGTCCTGGCCGCCATAGCCGGGATCTTTGGTGAGCAGGAGGTCAGCCTGGCCTCGGTCATCCAGGAGCGTATGCTCGGCGACCTGGCGGAGCTGGTGCTCATCACCCACCGCGTGCGCGAGAAGAATGTCCGGGAGGCCCTGGGGATCCTTGGTAACCTGCCGGTAGTCAAAGAAATAGCCAGTGTAATAAGGGTTGAAGGAGGAGACGCCAGGTGA